In the genome of Candidatus Microbacterium phytovorans, one region contains:
- a CDS encoding sugar phosphate isomerase/epimerase, whose product MTAPDPRLSINQATIKYADLATALAVTAEAGIEAIGLWREPVQEVGLTTAARLLAASGLRFTTHCRAGFFTMPEGTARRAAIDDNRRAIEEAATLAAAGAPGSTAVLVLVAGGLPDGSRDLVAARGRVRDALEELVPDAEAAGVTLAIEPLHPMFASDRCVVSTLGQALDLAAGLPAHAVGAAVDTFHIWWDPDVLAAIDRAGREGRIATYQVCDWKTPLPADVLLSRHYPGDGIIDFASLTRAVVATGYDRDIEVEIFNEDIWATDPAEAVRRTAEGFAAAVSPHLESRA is encoded by the coding sequence ATGACGGCCCCGGATCCGCGCCTGTCGATCAACCAGGCCACCATCAAGTACGCCGACCTCGCGACCGCCCTCGCGGTGACTGCCGAGGCCGGGATCGAGGCCATCGGCCTCTGGCGTGAGCCCGTACAGGAGGTCGGCCTCACCACCGCCGCACGCCTGCTGGCCGCGTCGGGACTGCGCTTCACGACGCACTGCCGCGCCGGCTTCTTCACGATGCCCGAGGGCACGGCGCGCCGCGCGGCTATCGACGACAACCGCCGCGCGATCGAGGAGGCGGCCACTCTCGCCGCGGCGGGGGCGCCCGGATCGACGGCGGTGCTCGTGCTCGTCGCGGGCGGACTCCCCGACGGCTCGCGCGACCTCGTTGCGGCGCGCGGACGAGTGCGAGATGCGTTGGAAGAGCTGGTCCCGGATGCCGAGGCCGCCGGTGTCACGCTGGCGATCGAGCCGCTGCATCCGATGTTCGCGTCCGACCGCTGCGTCGTCTCGACCCTCGGTCAGGCCCTCGATCTCGCGGCGGGGCTGCCCGCGCACGCGGTCGGGGCGGCGGTGGACACGTTCCACATCTGGTGGGACCCCGACGTGCTGGCGGCGATCGACCGTGCGGGCCGCGAGGGCCGTATCGCGACCTATCAGGTGTGCGACTGGAAGACGCCGCTCCCGGCCGATGTGCTGCTCAGCCGCCACTACCCCGGCGACGGGATCATCGACTTCGCCTCGCTCACGCGCGCGGTCGTCGCTACCGGCTATGACCGCGACATCGAGGTGGAGATCTTCAACGAGGACATCTGGGCGACCGATCCGGCCGAGGCGGTCCGCCGCACCGCAGAGGGCTTCGCGGCGGCCGTGTCGCCGCACCTAGAATCACGAGCATGA
- a CDS encoding dihydrodipicolinate synthase family protein encodes MTDLPLLSPEGVMSSTPLAEAPAFARPTAALRTRVAYAAAHVVPKPHADNTPGRPAEIDWDATLAFRRHVYGWGLGVADAMDTAQRNMGLDAEATRELIARSAEVAREEGGSVVVGVNTDHVDAERLTRAEVIDAYVAQLHFTEEQGAGPVLMASRHLARVAETADDYRRVYRAVLREATTPVVLHWLGTAFDPQLEGYFGSTDWRAAADVLLEIIGENPDRIAGVKMSLLNAESEVSVRERLPESVRMFTGDDFNYVGLIGGDALPPADAAGSTPDAAGSASGAARGHSDALLGAFAAITPVASAAIQALDAGDPEGYLRILGPTEDLSRQVFAAPTFYYKTGVAFLSWLNGHQSAFQMVGGLHSARSLPHLSRIVELANASQALERPELAAARWSDLLRLNGLLP; translated from the coding sequence ATGACCGACCTCCCCCTCCTCTCGCCCGAAGGCGTCATGTCTTCGACCCCGCTCGCCGAGGCGCCCGCGTTCGCCCGGCCGACCGCCGCGCTGCGCACCCGGGTGGCGTACGCCGCGGCGCACGTCGTCCCGAAGCCGCACGCGGACAACACCCCCGGCCGACCGGCCGAGATCGACTGGGATGCCACGCTCGCCTTCCGCCGGCACGTCTACGGGTGGGGGCTCGGCGTGGCCGATGCGATGGACACCGCCCAGCGCAACATGGGGCTGGATGCCGAGGCCACGCGCGAACTGATCGCGCGCTCGGCCGAGGTCGCCCGCGAAGAGGGCGGTTCGGTGGTCGTCGGCGTCAACACCGACCACGTCGACGCGGAACGGCTCACTCGCGCCGAGGTGATCGACGCGTACGTCGCGCAGCTGCACTTCACCGAGGAGCAGGGCGCCGGACCGGTGCTCATGGCATCCCGGCATCTCGCGCGGGTCGCCGAGACCGCCGACGACTACCGCCGCGTCTACCGTGCGGTGCTGCGGGAGGCGACGACCCCCGTCGTGCTGCACTGGCTGGGCACCGCGTTCGACCCGCAGCTGGAGGGCTACTTCGGATCGACCGATTGGCGCGCCGCCGCCGACGTGCTCCTGGAGATCATCGGCGAGAACCCCGACCGGATCGCGGGCGTGAAGATGAGCCTCCTCAACGCCGAATCGGAGGTGTCGGTGCGCGAGCGCCTTCCCGAGAGCGTGCGGATGTTCACGGGTGACGACTTCAACTACGTCGGACTCATCGGGGGTGATGCGCTTCCGCCGGCGGATGCCGCGGGGTCGACGCCGGATGCCGCGGGGTCGGCGTCGGGTGCCGCCCGGGGTCACTCGGATGCGCTGCTGGGCGCGTTCGCGGCGATCACGCCGGTCGCCTCCGCGGCGATCCAGGCGCTCGATGCGGGCGACCCGGAGGGCTACCTGCGCATCCTCGGTCCGACCGAGGACCTCAGCCGTCAGGTGTTCGCCGCGCCGACCTTCTACTACAAGACGGGCGTCGCGTTCCTGTCGTGGCTGAACGGTCACCAGTCCGCCTTTCAGATGGTCGGCGGGTTGCACTCGGCGCGCAGCCTGCCGCACCTGTCGCGCATCGTCGAGCTCGCGAACGCGTCGCAGGCGCTGGAGCGCCCCGAACTCGCCGCGGCGCGCTGGTCGGACCTCCTCCGCCTGAACGGACTCCTGCCGTGA
- a CDS encoding Gfo/Idh/MocA family oxidoreductase, producing MNGVSGRMGYRQHLVRSILAIRDQGGIELPDGTRLTVKPLLVGRSAAKLSELAARHGIEDYTTDLDAALADPRWEIYADFLVTKARSSALRKAIAAGKTIYTEKPTAETVAEALELARLADAAGVKTGVVHDKLYLPGLQKLKRLIDSGFFGRILSVRGEFGYWVFEGDWQPAQRPSWNYRAEDGGGIIVDMFPHWNYVLENLFGEVKSVYAQAAVHIADRWDENGAHYTATAEDAAYGVFELDGGVIAQINSSWTVRVNRDELVEFHVDGTHGSAVVGLFGAKIQHRNQTPKPVWNPDLADDHDYDADWAEVPTNEVFQNGFRQQWEEFLLSYALGTDYPFDLLSGARGVLLAEAGLRSSAEGRKVELPTLSLD from the coding sequence ATGAACGGCGTCTCGGGACGCATGGGCTACCGTCAGCACCTCGTGCGCTCGATCCTCGCCATTCGCGACCAGGGCGGCATCGAACTGCCCGACGGCACGCGGCTGACGGTCAAGCCTCTCCTCGTCGGGCGCAGCGCCGCCAAGCTCTCCGAGCTCGCCGCTCGCCACGGCATCGAGGACTACACCACCGACCTCGACGCCGCCCTCGCCGACCCGCGCTGGGAGATCTACGCCGACTTCCTCGTCACGAAGGCCCGCTCCTCGGCGCTGCGCAAGGCCATCGCCGCCGGCAAGACCATCTACACCGAGAAGCCCACGGCCGAGACGGTCGCCGAAGCGCTCGAACTCGCCAGGCTCGCGGATGCCGCGGGTGTGAAGACCGGTGTCGTGCACGACAAGCTCTACCTCCCGGGCCTGCAGAAGCTCAAGCGACTCATCGATTCCGGCTTCTTCGGTCGCATCCTCTCGGTGCGCGGCGAGTTCGGCTACTGGGTGTTCGAGGGCGACTGGCAGCCGGCGCAGCGTCCGTCGTGGAACTACCGTGCCGAAGACGGCGGCGGGATCATCGTCGACATGTTCCCGCACTGGAACTACGTGCTGGAGAACCTCTTCGGCGAGGTGAAGAGCGTCTACGCGCAGGCGGCGGTCCACATCGCCGACCGGTGGGATGAGAACGGCGCGCACTACACCGCGACCGCCGAGGACGCCGCCTACGGCGTGTTCGAGCTCGACGGGGGAGTGATCGCGCAGATCAACTCCTCGTGGACCGTGCGCGTCAACCGCGACGAGCTCGTCGAGTTCCACGTCGACGGCACGCACGGCTCGGCCGTCGTCGGCCTGTTCGGGGCGAAGATCCAGCACCGCAACCAGACTCCCAAGCCCGTGTGGAACCCCGACCTCGCTGACGATCACGACTACGACGCCGACTGGGCAGAGGTTCCCACCAACGAGGTGTTCCAGAACGGGTTCCGGCAGCAGTGGGAGGAGTTCCTCCTCTCCTACGCCCTCGGCACCGACTACCCGTTCGACCTGCTGTCCGGCGCGCGCGGCGTGCTGCTGGCCGAGGCCGGTCTGCGTTCGTCGGCCGAGGGTCGCAAGGTCGAGCTGCCCACGCTCAGCCTGGACTGA
- a CDS encoding carbohydrate ABC transporter permease, with translation MSASVQPATGLETITAVLPKGVTPPRRRFGKRKTWQTVVWVIAMIALTAIILYPLAWMFSASFKPTAEFGANQGFLPNNPTIDNYFKVLAGVGGVPLWQFFVNSFVLAIGSVIGTVISASLAAYAFARVKFAGSGVWFAVMIGTLLLPFHVLIIPQYMLYRNLDLVDTFVPLLLGKFLATEAFFVFLIVQFIRALPRDMDEAARIDGCGHWRIYWSIILPLVKPALVTASIFAFIWSWNDFLGPLLYLNSTDMYPLPLALRVFNDQTSTSDYGATVAVSVLALLPILLFFIVFQRFLVEGVSTQGLKG, from the coding sequence ATGAGCGCCTCCGTCCAGCCCGCGACGGGCCTCGAGACCATCACGGCCGTGCTGCCCAAGGGCGTCACGCCCCCGCGTCGGCGGTTCGGCAAGCGCAAGACGTGGCAGACGGTCGTCTGGGTGATCGCGATGATCGCGCTGACGGCGATCATCCTCTACCCGCTCGCGTGGATGTTCTCGGCGTCGTTCAAGCCCACCGCCGAGTTCGGCGCGAACCAGGGCTTTCTCCCGAACAACCCCACGATCGACAACTACTTCAAGGTGCTCGCGGGCGTCGGCGGGGTGCCGCTGTGGCAGTTCTTCGTGAACTCGTTCGTGCTCGCGATCGGGTCGGTGATCGGCACGGTCATCTCGGCATCCCTCGCGGCGTATGCCTTCGCCCGCGTGAAGTTCGCCGGCAGCGGCGTGTGGTTCGCCGTGATGATCGGGACGCTCCTGCTCCCGTTCCACGTGCTGATCATCCCGCAGTACATGCTGTACCGGAACCTCGACCTCGTCGACACGTTCGTGCCGCTGCTGCTGGGCAAGTTCCTCGCCACCGAGGCGTTCTTCGTCTTCCTCATCGTGCAGTTCATCCGCGCGCTCCCGCGCGACATGGACGAGGCGGCGCGCATCGACGGCTGCGGCCACTGGCGGATCTACTGGTCGATCATCCTGCCGCTGGTCAAGCCCGCGCTCGTGACGGCATCCATCTTCGCGTTCATCTGGAGCTGGAACGACTTCCTCGGGCCGCTGCTGTACCTGAACTCGACGGACATGTACCCGCTGCCGCTCGCTCTCCGGGTGTTCAACGACCAGACCTCCACCTCGGACTACGGGGCGACGGTCGCTGTCTCGGTGCTCGCGCTCCTGCCGATCCTTCTCTTCTTCATCGTCTTCCAGCGGTTCCTCGTGGAGGGCGTGTCGACACAGGGGCTGAAGGGATGA
- a CDS encoding sugar ABC transporter permease produces MATDSVATATRQPQAEPASRPAGNRRTGGAHRRGSSLRRRENAAGYLFLSPWLIGFFLLTAGPMLFSLYLAFTNYNIFAPPKWIGLGNFERMLQDDVWWDSVRITLLYVVVGTPIKLAAALGVAMLLNFRSRGTGFFRSAFYAPSLIGASVSIAIVWRAMFSTGGPVDSSLSLFGIDIGGWVGVPALILPMMILLAVWQFGAPMVIFLAGLKQVPQELYEAASVDGAGPFRKFRSVTLPMLSPVIFFNLLLEMIHAFQIFASAYIIGSGTGGPAGATNFYTVYLYTRAFTNSQMGYASAMAWALLLVVAAIAFIMFRTSNSWVHYAGDNR; encoded by the coding sequence ATGGCAACGGATTCGGTCGCGACCGCGACGCGACAGCCGCAGGCCGAACCGGCCTCCCGTCCGGCGGGCAACCGTCGGACGGGAGGTGCCCACCGCCGCGGCAGCAGCCTGCGACGGCGCGAGAACGCGGCGGGGTATCTCTTCCTCTCGCCGTGGCTCATCGGGTTCTTCCTCCTCACGGCGGGACCCATGCTCTTCTCGCTCTACCTCGCGTTCACGAACTACAACATCTTCGCCCCGCCCAAGTGGATCGGCCTCGGCAACTTCGAGCGGATGCTGCAGGACGACGTGTGGTGGGACTCGGTGCGCATCACCCTGCTCTACGTCGTGGTGGGCACCCCGATCAAGCTCGCCGCGGCCCTCGGGGTCGCGATGTTGCTGAACTTCCGCAGCAGGGGCACCGGGTTCTTCCGCTCGGCCTTCTATGCACCCTCGCTCATCGGCGCGAGCGTCAGCATCGCGATCGTGTGGCGGGCGATGTTCTCCACCGGCGGCCCCGTCGACAGCTCGCTGAGCCTGTTCGGCATCGACATCGGCGGCTGGGTGGGCGTTCCCGCGCTGATCCTCCCGATGATGATCCTGCTGGCGGTCTGGCAGTTCGGCGCCCCGATGGTCATCTTCCTCGCCGGCCTCAAGCAGGTGCCGCAGGAGCTCTACGAGGCCGCGTCGGTCGACGGCGCGGGCCCGTTCCGCAAGTTCCGCAGCGTCACGCTGCCCATGCTCTCGCCGGTGATCTTCTTCAACCTCCTGCTGGAGATGATCCACGCGTTCCAGATCTTCGCGTCGGCCTACATCATCGGCTCGGGCACGGGCGGACCCGCCGGGGCGACCAACTTCTACACCGTGTACCTCTACACGCGCGCCTTCACGAACAGCCAGATGGGCTACGCGTCGGCCATGGCGTGGGCGCTGCTCCTCGTGGTCGCCGCCATCGCCTTCATCATGTTCCGCACCTCCAACTCGTGGGTGCACTACGCGGGAGACAACCGATGA